The following nucleotide sequence is from Streptomyces sp. HUAS CB01.
CGATCCGCACGTGGCGCAGCCCGCCGTCCTCGCGGACCGCCCGGACCACGGTGTGGGCGCCTTCCCCTCGCTGGGTCAGTTCCATCAGCAGTTCGTTGAGCTTGCCGGTGTCCTCCCGGTGCAGATGCGGGGCGAGCCGCCGCAGCGGCACCGGGGACGTGCCCGGCTCGAGCCCGAAGATCCGGAACGCCTGCTCGCTCCACCGGGACTTCCCCGTGATCAGGTCGTCCTCGAAAGCGGCCACGTTCTCCAGCCGGCCCAGCACCCGGCTGAGGGCCAGCCCGGGATCCGTGGCGCCGTGCCAGAACACCACCGTGCGGTCGGGGCCGACGGGGAGCACGCGTACGTCGTGCAGGGGGTCGGGGTCGCCCGAGCGGTGCTCGACGGGCACCCGGGCCGCCCGCTGCGGCGCCGCGGACTCCCGCGCGGTGCGCGCGAGCCGTACGAGGTCGGCATGCATGGCGGGGAACACCTCGGCGAGCGGCCGTCCGGCGGGACCGTGCACCTGGCGGGCCGAGTCCAGCGCCGAGCGGTTGAGGTGCTCGATGTGCAGGATCCCGCTCTCCGGGTCGGCGCGCAGGGCCATCGCGGGATGCGTCAGCAGATCGAGCAGCGGGGCGAGCACCCCGGGCTCGGGGGTGCCGGGAGCGCCGGCGTCCAGGATCCGTGCCGCCGGTACGGCGAGCCCGGTCAGCGCCCGCCGGACCGCGTCGTCCAGGGGCGCGGGGCCGGGCCAGTCGACGAGGGCGAGCCCGGTCACCGCACCTCGCTGCCGCAGCGGCAGCACCGCCCGCGCGGATCCGGGTGCCGGACCGGGCAGCGCCTCGGCCGCGGATGTGCCGTCGGGCAGCCACAGCGGCGTGCCCTCGCTCAGCACACGGTGCAGAGTGCTGCCGGCCGCCGGCGGCACCCAGCGCCAGTGGGCCGCCTCCAGCCGGTTCACCCCGGCCTGGCCGGCCAGTTCCAGGCAGTCCGTCTCGGTACGGCGGAACAGCCACAGTCCCCGGGCTCCGAGCGGGCGCATCCCGCCGTTCAGCAGGGTCGCCGCGATCTCGTCGACCGTGCCGCCCGTCTGCGCCGCCGCCTCGGCCGCCGCCTCGACGAACCGCGCCTTGCGGCCCGCCGTCCCGCCCACGTCGGCTGCGGCCCGCGCCGCGTCCGCCGCCCGAGGGCCGGCGTCGCCTTCCGTCCCCGGGCCGGTGCTCCCTTCCGTGCCCGGGCCGGTGCCGCCTTGGGACGCCGGACCGCCCGCCGCGCCCGATGGGCCGGTGGCTCCGTTGACGATGTCGGCGGCGAGGTCCTCCGGGCCGACGTCCATGGTCTCGGCCAGCTGGGCGAGGTGGTCCGCGGCCTCTCCCGGGGTGAGGGTGTGCTGTGCGACGAGCACCCCGCAGGCAAGGTCCAGCAGATGACGGCGGGCGACATCGCGGCGCAGCGCGGCCAGTTCGGCGGTGAGCTGCGTGACGGCGTCCGTCAGCCGGTCGGGCCCCGGCTCGACCGGCCCTTGCTCGGGCATGGTCATGTCGTCTCCAGCGTGACGAACCGGATTCTACCCGTGCACAACGCCCGGGGCCTCGGGCGGGCGGGCGGCGGACGGCCGCCGAACCCGATGGCGGGTCCGGCGGCCGTCACCACGGCGGTCAGGTGCCACGCGGCCGGTCCGCCCGCCGGCCCTGCGGCCCCTGGGGGCCGCGCCGCTGTGGCCGGTGTGTCTCCTGTCGCGCGTGCGGCGGCGGCCTCTCCCCGGCGCCTTCGCCGGTGTCGATCCGGCGGCGCAACTCCTCCGCCCTGCGATGCAGCCGTTCACGGTGTTCGGGGTCCTTGCAGCGCTCCGCGCCGCGGGTGAGCTCGTCGGCCATGAGCCGGAGCTCCTCCGACGTCCTGACCGGTTCGCGTGCTGTGCTCATGGCTCCTCCTTCCGGGCCCGGCTGCCTGAGGGCGCCGGGCCAGGGGCCATGTGTCAGGCAAACACGGCGGGGCCGCCGCCGCATCCGCTTTCGTCACCGGGTGTGACGAAAGCCCCGTCTGCCTGCGGTGTTCCTCCTCCGGTCGGGCCGGCCGCCCGTCGGGTCCCGGGGAAGATCCCGTACGGCCCGCTCGGGCGGCTCCCCGCCGCGGACAACGGGGCCGTGTCCGATCCCCAGGGCATTCCGAGGGCCTCGGGGCCTCGGGGGACTTCGGGCAGCTCGGGGACTTCGGCGCCCTCGGGGACGGAGGCACGGCCGGCGCGGCGCGTCGGCTGCCCGGCCCGCTCCCGGACCCTCCGCGCCCGCGTGCTTCGGTCCCGTTCGCCGGCCATGACTCCCCGGCTTCCCGCCCTTTTCCGGGATAACCGGGAGGAACCCGGGCAGGCGCGGGGTGTCAGGGAAGGGAGTTGGGTCATGACACAGCTGGTGAAGGACGTGATGACGACCGGAGTGCTGACCCTCCCGCCCGAGGCGTCGCTCGTGGAGGCGGCCCGGCTGATGCGTGACATGGACGTCGGGGACGTCCTCGTCGCGGACCAGGGCCGGCTGCTCGGGATGCTGACGGACCGGGACATCGCGGTGCGGTCGGTGGCCATGGGCCACAACCCACACGTCATGCCGGTCCGCTCCGTCTGCACCCCCGACGTTCTCACGGTCGCTCCGGACGCCGACGCCTCCCAGGCGATGAAGGCCATGAGGGATCACGGGGTGCGCCGGCTCGCCGTGGTGGAGGCCGGCCATCCGGTCGGTGTCGTCAGTCTGGGAGACCTCGCACGGGCACGGGAGCCGGGATCAGCCCTCGCCGGGATCAGCGCGGCACCGCCGAACAACGGGGCCTGAGCCGTCGCGGAGGCGGTGGCCCGGGCGGGGAGTGGGGCGATGGCCCCGGCGGAGAGCGGAAGGAAGTCCGGCCGGACTCCTCGGGGGTCCGGCCGGACTCCTCTCGTGTCGGCGCCGGGGTCCTCTGGCGTCTCGTGTCAGCGCCGGGGTCCCCTGGCGTCAGCGCCGGAGCCGTTCCTCCCGCGACAGCGCGGGTGCGTCAGGGATGTCGAACTCGTCTGTCACATGTGCCGGTTCGCGTAGTGCTGCTCGACGAGCCGGACCGTGGCGGGATCGTCGGCGTACCGCCCCTGCTCGAAGTCCGGCGCCTCCTTG
It contains:
- a CDS encoding DUF6381 family protein, encoding MSTAREPVRTSEELRLMADELTRGAERCKDPEHRERLHRRAEELRRRIDTGEGAGERPPPHARQETHRPQRRGPQGPQGRRADRPRGT
- a CDS encoding CBS domain-containing protein produces the protein MTQLVKDVMTTGVLTLPPEASLVEAARLMRDMDVGDVLVADQGRLLGMLTDRDIAVRSVAMGHNPHVMPVRSVCTPDVLTVAPDADASQAMKAMRDHGVRRLAVVEAGHPVGVVSLGDLARAREPGSALAGISAAPPNNGA
- a CDS encoding SpoIIE family protein phosphatase, producing the protein MTMPEQGPVEPGPDRLTDAVTQLTAELAALRRDVARRHLLDLACGVLVAQHTLTPGEAADHLAQLAETMDVGPEDLAADIVNGATGPSGAAGGPASQGGTGPGTEGSTGPGTEGDAGPRAADAARAAADVGGTAGRKARFVEAAAEAAAQTGGTVDEIAATLLNGGMRPLGARGLWLFRRTETDCLELAGQAGVNRLEAAHWRWVPPAAGSTLHRVLSEGTPLWLPDGTSAAEALPGPAPGSARAVLPLRQRGAVTGLALVDWPGPAPLDDAVRRALTGLAVPAARILDAGAPGTPEPGVLAPLLDLLTHPAMALRADPESGILHIEHLNRSALDSARQVHGPAGRPLAEVFPAMHADLVRLARTARESAAPQRAARVPVEHRSGDPDPLHDVRVLPVGPDRTVVFWHGATDPGLALSRVLGRLENVAAFEDDLITGKSRWSEQAFRIFGLEPGTSPVPLRRLAPHLHREDTGKLNELLMELTQRGEGAHTVVRAVREDGGLRHVRIAAEPLMTGGVLTGITGVYQDVSAQHHTEIALSATFDRLTAAQTQAALRHQLVLQLQHAIVPEVPELQRLPGLQVAARYRPAAEEYRVGGDWYDVLPLPDGRVLVATGDIAGHGIDSVTGMVALRNALRGLAFTGHTPGRLMSWLNEVTLQTHGHPTATAVCGLYDPSDRSLCWASAGHLPPVLLRKGVADLLEPPRNILLGAVPAAAYDETVTRLEPGDTLMLYTDGLVESRHTGIDEGLDTLRRAVERLDPAGLDEQADALLAAVTGDTEDDTSLVVVRVS